AACCTGAAGgcaaaatgccccaagaacaagcaggaactgaagacagttgcagtaaaggcctgacagagcatcaccagggaagaaacccagcgtctggtgaagtctatgggctccagacttcagggtGTCGTTGACTGCAAAAGATTtgcaaacaaatattaaaaataacaattttatttataatttttattttgtccaattacttttggggCCCCACATAtgaaaaagtgctgtaattctgGATGGAAAAGCTGAAAGTCGGCACTTTGAGAATACTCATTATTTATAATCAACTCCTATATGCTGtagtagacagctaaaataactttgtcaatgtccaaatatttatggacttaACTCTATATGATTGTAGATATTTGTTTAGTATGTTCAGCTACAATCATAAgatctgtggattttttttctggttgcaGAAAATTTAGGAACCTTTttgatttttgttaaataacagacAGCACAATGTGTAAAATCTATTGTGTAGTATCTAAGAGTGCATAGTTGGGATTAAAACATtagaattaatataaatttatggTGTTTCAtataaagacacattttttgGTTATTCAGCTTCAGCTCCATTCTTGTAGAAAAAAACTTTGAGGTGTGACTAATCGTCTTTCTCTACACTCATCATTATTCCTACCATGCAGTGTCTTATGTGAAAGCAATAGTAGGGCAGTAGATAAATAACAAGGGCCTCGTCCTTGAATTAAAACTGGCCTCATTTCTTTTATCCAGGATTTTCCAAGTTTGTGCACTCAGTAGATAACAGACTGCTTTCACATTTATCAGCATTAATATAGATGAATATTATGTTGCTGTTTGATTcccaggagaaaaaaaatagcattaaaCTGATCTGTAGAACATATGAGTAAAGTGTGACTTGACAGACATTTATCCTTTTAGGTTAAGTTAAGATACCTGAGTAAatctattacttttttttagtacaCTATAAGTCTGCACTTTCATTTTGAATTCAAAgtattcagtttaatttaaaggTCACACTCTGTCTAAGAGAGAGTATGAAACAGATAAGGAGGAAAAATAGACAACGAGACAGTGAGAACAAATAACAGTGAGTGaatcagagagagaaatcagTGGAGTTATTTCCACAGCACAGATTCCTGGGTATATATAGCCTGGAACAGTGTCTTCAGGGGTGCTCCACCCTGAGCCCAGCTGTATGGAGCCCCTGCTGCTCCAGATACACACTTCCTGCCTGCTGAAGCCAGAACACGGTCAGTTGGAGTAGGACAGAGTGGTCCTGAGAGTGGTCCTAACTGTGTTGTGCAGCACTGAAATGCAGTAGGTTATATATGTAACTGGGGAAtaactggggaaaaaattatTGTAGACATGTCAATCTGTCTTAACTGATTTTTGCATGGCGAGTTTTGGCATGGTTTCTAGCCAAATATATAACCTGAAAATAGTCAATACCAACGTTCCATCTTTATGTGTTTGATCACATATACTGTTACAAATGTGTAGACTCGCTCTAGCTTGTGCACCTCCATTTTATCATTCTCTGTCAATGCTGTACTTCAATTATTCAGAGGCCTCCAGCAGATCACTTGAAACCCATAACCCACTTTCTATTTATACCTGACTTCAAAGAAGCACACAGTAAAATGGGGGGACCCAAGCCAACCTGAGCCCAGGCCAACACCTACTCCCCAGGCCCTGGCTGCTGGAGGCTTCAGTCTAGACTCTCAActgtcctcttcctcctcattAGGAGGGAAAGGGGAATGAGGCCACATAAGGATGGCTGTTTCAGTGACCAACTTAATCTCCAGCTACTGCATCTGTAGTATGTGTGATGACCACAGATagtaattttgacattttcctgtactgaaaaaataataaaactcagTAActcctttataaataaatggcagTTGTTGATTTCCATCACTAATTAattatttgaaacatttttgaaCACTTTTATGAATGCTTCAGTCTAATTTGTTTATAATCATTCACTCATCggtaactgcttcatcctggtcagggtcacggtagatccagagcctatcctgggaacactgagcatgaggcgcaaacacacacacacacacacacacacacacacacacacacacacacacacacacacacacacacacacagagcgcaatttaacatagccaatcTACCTACCAACACATTTTTGGAATGTGGGAAGAAACCgaagaaccaggaggaaacccatgcgtATAATTTGTGCTTTTAAAGGTGGAACTTTTCAGAGAGAAAAATTTGTAGTCAacacagataaaaataaacacagaagtgCATTAGTGATGGCTGATGATGCATGGATACTTCAATACCTTGTGTAAAGCTTAAGAAAAAAGATTTACTTTTTACTGCTTCGCTTAGTAAGACATTCGTTCACGTATGTGTCCTTCAGTTTTGCTACACTGGTAGAGTGTAATGTTTGTggtttttaatttgtgttatatGGTCACATATTTTAGTTGTTTATTGGCAGAATGCAACAACTGTGCTTAGACTTAGAGTTTTCAGTAAACacgtttttcatttattttctcaacAGAGGAAAATGTGTTGAAATCCTTGCCTGTGATAATCACATATACTCTACAGTGGTGCTGGATAGAGATTatgtatgtggaaaaaatgctggaaaattCTATTAACCATTACAGGCCAAGCtgtatacatataaaaacattagCAAACCCGTTGAAAGATTGAGTACCAAAATAAGACAGGAAAGAAAACAGTTGACACATGTataaccattttatttattttttttaatattaagacAATGAAGCATAAGCCAAGAGCACCATGAGTGACAGCTACTGGTGGGAGAGGAAGACTTGGTTCCCCCTCTGCCCCCAAACAGCATACTGTAACCAAAgtcaaacaaaataatacaacaGAGCAACTTAGTAACATAGCCAGGAAGCAGGATTCATTAACTGTACataagatagacagagagagagagaaagtcaaagagataaagacagagagaagacatgacaaagaaaagagtgagTGATTACACTGTACAGTACAATCCTCGggcagtgtaaaaaaaaaaaaaaaaagacaaagatggTGAGAAAGAGTGATATACCTGTGACTCCAGAGAGTTCAACATTGAAGGGTCAACGAACAAATGCTTTGaggggagttttttttttttttttttgcagtcaaATCAATAAGGTGGTGGCAGACACTGGGCAGGAAAAAAGTGTCATCTGTATTACTTCTAATCATTGTCAAGTGCTGTTACTGTGGCACCCAGGCCACACCTCCACCTTCATTGCTCACTCCTTCTTCCCCTCAACTAAATGTGCATATACAGCATTAAAGTGACGAGTTGTATTCATGATGTTCAAGATCCACTGCCTTGCAATAAAGGACTGATATTTCTTTCAATGTAAATAACTCAAATATAAGTCAGTCAGATGACCAgtcattcatttaattcatgtGTTAAGCATTACTACACTCAACCTTCCTATACTATATGTACAGAAACATGCCAGATTGATAACATTGAACAGGGAACAATTTCTCCTATAATAAGTGTGCAAGTGTTACTCATGAAATGGCTTGCCAACGTCTCCCCTAAAGGATAAAACTGCGGTGTTATCAAGTCAAAAACGTATCTTTTATTCTGGCTACTTTTACCCACATGCTTGGGGCCATAAGACTAAACTCTTATTTTAATTTGCAAAATGCTACCTCTGTTCACACACAATTCAGAATCAAGTAAAAAACCGGCCTCTAAATATCACCGCCAACGTCCGGGTCTTTTTCATCTCATTGTAAGTCTCTTGGTGGCCTGAGAGAATGCAGACCTCTCCATGCAGCTTCTCTTGTTCTAAGCAGGAAGGCATGGAGCCAGACACCAGACGGACTGAAAATATGAACACTAAACACTGTACCATTAAACAGTGAGCAGGTGCAGGATGACCATTAAGGAAAAAAGTCTAGCCTAGCACAAAACCTGGGGGGatgcaagctttttttttttcctacaccATCCATATAGATTCTTTATCCCCTTTTAACGCACATACATACCTACAGACTCGCTAtcaaattctaaaactttcatACACATACTTTTTGACTATGTAGTGGGACACTGAGTTTCTCTTTAATTGCAAGTTGTCAATACTTCAGATACTACGTCAACATATCTGAAATAAATAACTCCAGGGTTAACATGGTAGTTTGAAGAAGAGAAAGGCACTTTTGCATATCATACGACAGAAAGCCCATGAGTATCTTTTGGGTCTCAACATAGGGTCTTCTGTATCTTTGAAATGTTTAACCTGTAAATATTAACTGTACTTACTCAGAGAGGGAGATGCAGTAAGCGTATCACTTCTCTAGTCAATGGATTGATTTGGATCTGCTACAGTCAAAACCAAAACCTTTGGTCACTTTAATAGATACTTTATAACATACACATTTATGACACATTGTACCAGTttattcaatttctttttttttttctacacatgAACTGGACAATCCCCATTTCAAATGGAGAATCTTCCCTTCCAACACCTCACCGCTAGTAATTTTGTTACAATtgctaatattaaaaatatttaaaatctgtATCAATATACTTTTATCCTGTACATATCGCTAATAAAActagggagggagagaaaggaggTACACCACGGCGCCAACACCCCATCACACTCCACAACCCCTCACCCAACTTCACCGTCAACTACTGCCCTGATAAATGTACACACATATCAAGTTACTGAGAGTGCCCTTGGAGCCAGGCCAAGCACGACACACCTTTACAGGCAGGCAGTGTGAGGGACAGCCAGCCCTCTCAAAAGACCCCATTGTTCTCAGGTGAGCCTGTGGCCTGCCCCACTGCCACCATTCCAGCTGAGGCAGTATGAGTCAGGGTATCTCGCAAACATGCCAGTCgtcaaaccaaaaaacacactgacacacggGACTTGACATCTAGTCCTCTGTGAATGAAAACCTCCCACTGTATGGGATAATATGGGAAGACGTCTTGATCACGGTTGACAGGGGGGCAGTGTTGTGCATCAGGCGCAGGTAGAGACGAATTAACACTTTATCTCAGGGCCAGGAGTCTGAACTTAGCCAGGCAATAGCAGACTAAAAGATCTACCTGATCCTTCACAGCACAGAGGGACAAAGCAAAGAAGCAAATATACACCCACAATGAATTTACGAGGAGGTCAATCCACTCCCCATCATTTTCTCTGCTGATGCGTCATGCTGCAAGCACAAACATCGATATGCTGGATCTGTATTTCAACCATTAGGAGGAGGAATCGTTGTTCATACTGCATGTGTATTAGTCATGTACAGTTGCATAATTGACAGCTATGGATCTATGTAGGCAGACTGCCTGAGCAATCATCAAATTTTTCGGGCtgtggggaaagaaaaaaaggggtgATAAGCAACCTATATTCCATATATACAAAAGTTTAAGtcaattaaattaaagcatCAGCATAGGCCTGACTGACTTGCACTTGCATTTAGGAGCTGAACTGGACCTCTGAGACTATGAGAACTGTCATATAGTATAAATCTGAAACTGTAATGTTATTCCATGCAATGGGACTGACGATCAAGATGTAGATCTCTAGTGCAATGTGGATCAGACAAGGTGAGCTTATagagtctgtgtgtatttgtgtctatcaatatataaatgtgtttatgctTAAAAATGGTCCCAGTGTTGCAGGATTATATATTGCCTCTGCTGCTCCCACTAATATAAGCACAGTTGAGTTTAAGTGCCCTTTAACACACCCCTTCTCCCACGGCACTGACAGTCCAtttcctaataaaaaaaaaaaagaaaaaagaaaaaaaaaaaagaaaaacagaattacAATTATCACCACTTCCTGTGCAATTAGTGGTAGGAATTAATGATTACAAAACATATTGATAGCAATGGAACTTTCACACAGAGTGACTATGTCTTTAGAAAACCAGGCACACTTCACATCACATAACACAATTGACACTGTAGCCACATTATGCATCATCGTCAACATCACTTCGTGGAAGTGAAAAGAAGCAGAACGTCACAGAGACCTTCTGTCGAaccttctataacagcagtctGGACACATTGTACTAAACCAAGTCCATCTTTCCCAGACTTCTTGCTCTTGTTGTCTGTGAATTCTATAGATCCAAAGTCTGTTTCCTGCCCTTCAATGCCTGCTCAACTCTTCCGGACAGTGTGAGCACAGAATGTAACCTTGGGACCACTAACAGAGCACCATGAATGCAAAGATTTATAGGTAAACATAACTTGATCACAGCTCCGCCCAGGGCACACCATCTTGCCAAAACTGTCCATGATACAAACTTAAAGGttgtctttttattatttccaaTGCTTTTTTAAGTATGGAGGTGAAGGGCTGCAGAATTTTATGTTAGTatatgaaaaagaataaaagtagtgaaaaaagtaaaagcatGTAGCTAAGCAGTGAGAGAATGGAGGTGTATGAGTGCATTCTTCAGAAGTAGACGCCTCTTCTTCaaagcaatgcaaaaaaagagGCTTGGAGATGTGGGGTGGGAAGGTAAAAGGCCCCCCACTGTTTCAGTCCAGACTGATGTGTCTACTGGAGGCTGCTTTAGCTGTATACATATTTGTTTTgagtaataataaacaaaaaacaaaaaacccagaAGCTTATATATTGGGTTTCAGGTTCAGGCCCCTTTGCACTCATCCCGCACTGACTACCCTTCACCTTAAAAGCCTTTTCCTACAAAAAGAACTTTTCCTCCAAATAAGTGCTGAATAGACTACTCTTCAGGGAGAGCGCCCCCATCCCCTGTTGCTCGGTACACAGTGTAACCCCCTCCCACACTCTTAGTCTATTATGAGTAGTGCTGCGTTTCACTTGGCCTTGAGCAGCTCTCGCTCCAGCCAGCGCACACGCACCCTCTGCTTATAATGATACTCCCTGAGGTAGTCTTGCAGCGCTGGGGGTAAAGGTAGCGCTGCAATGCCGTCGTAGGTGGTCCCACGGCAGATGACTGCCCTAGCCAGGCTCTGTAGACCAAACGGAAAAGTCCGGTGAAGGGGCAAGGTTAGCAGAGGCTCGAAGAACATGCAGGCGCTGGGGTCTTTGTAGTGCTCCAGCAGTGCCGTGACTGTGGCTGCATGGAACACACAAGGGTCGTGGGCATCAAAGCTGAAGTTGTGGTTCCATTGTTCAATACGTGCATGCAACGAGCGACCATAACGGCGAAAACTAACAGAAAACAGGTAGTCCTCCTGGGCAGAGTCGCGCAGCAGAAAGGTGCCCTCAGGCCGGCCATCGAGCAGTGCCTCGGCCTCATAGCGGTCCATTACACCCCAGTAGCAGGGTAGAGCTGTGATCTGCATCAGGTCTGGCACTAGGCAGTGGATATAGTCaatctgtgtgtgcactttcCAGGGCCCTGGCTGCTTGCCGCCCAGGAGGCCCTCTGCTGAATTATGGCGCTGCTTGGGACGGCGAGCCTGCAAACAAAGAGTGGTGGTGTCATCATCTTCAGAGTCACAGTCAGCTGCTGTGGCTCCCCGACTCTCACCCAAGGCCTCCCCCATCCCAGGAGCTAGTTTGGGTCCCAGCTTGTAGACTGTAGCCAGTGGAGCTGTAATAGCCTCAACAGTGTGTATCTGAGCATCAGGTGGTGGATCCACTCCCTCTTCTATACTGAGCCTTCGTCGCTCACGTAGACGTTCCTCCTCGTCCTCTGGAGATGCACGAGCACCATTAGGGGAGTCTGTGGAGCAGTCCACTGCTGCAGCTGTAACAGGGGCTGTATGCTGTTTGATGAGGTGCCATTTACGAGCAAGATCAGAGCCAGGAGGGAAGGGGCATGTTTCCAGCATTAGCTCGGTGATCTGGATCTTGCGCTTGGGCAGCCGTGAGTGGGTGCCACGTGATGACAGACGCAGAGGGAGGCACAGGCCCATTGTTTCATGGAGCTGCTGGCGCAGTGAACGTGGTACTCCCTGGTCTGGTTCATCCCTGCTGCTATTTGCTAGGTGTCTCCGACGGGAGCGGCCACTCCGTCGGTCTGTGGTCTCCAGGGAACTCTGTGCCTTGGTGGAGCATGAGTGCCTCTTCTTGCCACTCCAAGGTGCGTGACGTGAATAGGAATCTCTGCGGGCACCAAGGGGAGCGCACCCATCTTCACTGTCCTGCTCAACTGTGATCTCCAGTATTTGAGGCACATCTGCCACGCAGTTATGACCCCGATGTACCACGCTTCCATTAGCCCTCCGTGACACAACAGGGTGTGTCGACAGGCTGTCAGAAGGACTGGCGAGTTCCAGTGTGCTCTCTCCTTCGGTCTGGTCCACACTCTGACAAAATGTATGTGGCTGTGGTTGCATTTCCCCTCGGGAACTTCCATCTTGGTGGAGCAGAGACTGACATCCCCTCTTCAGGTTGCTCCACACCTTGCCTACCTTCTCCATGAGGTGGGGGCACCTGAATCTGATGagacacacaaagaaagaaCACCACTGTTTTAGTATTTATGAGTGCACCAAAGTCTTTACAAGTAGGCTGTCAAAGAAAGTAAAGGACTGCATATGAAACAACTGAGCGAGAAGAGACTGCTGAGTATTTTGTGAGTTTTAGGGACTGGGTGAGGGCAAGACTGTTAAGTAGCTGAGTGATTAAAATGTTGCCAGGCAGAGTTGCAGGGACCCAAGGCCAGTGCTAAAAATGAAGCCATGGACACGCTCCCAGTCGACCTGCTGCCATGGGCTGAGTTACAATGCCAGTCtgagcctgtctctctctgaccaGGCATAGAACACAGCAGCAATAAACTAATGAACAGTGACTCTACGCCTGAATTTAATGCAACTAATTTGACTCTAAAATAGAACACTGACATGACAACTATACGACAGTGCTTCAGCATGACAGATTTTTGCAGTTTCTGATCTCCATCAACTGGGACTACATGGTGAATATGAACAGATCTTCTTAAGTTTTGCAAGCTTCAGATACTCCAGTGGTAATAATCTGTTAAATCAGGTAAatctttttcattctgtttgcaCCATCATCTTATTTCCGGTCCTCACAGTAAGGTTACTTAAGGTATAAGAGTCAACATTGCTCATTGCTGAGTGATCTTAAGGTAAAGTTTTGATTCTTCCAAGTGCAAATCATACATGGACTGACTCTGCTGACCTCACTCTTTTGTAGGCAATGAACTTTCTAGTTCTTTTATAGTTCTAGTTCTATAATTATTATACACCCATCCCAAACTCAAATTTGAATGTTTTCAGAACCAGCCATTAAATACCTAGTATCTAGTATTTATAGTAATATAACATCTCATTTAACACTGGCACTAACTGCATATATCTAATAGTAAGCAGTAGTACAAACAAACCTTAAAATCTCAgctaattattcagtaattgcCCTTAAAGTATATTATATGGTAACTTCTAAGAAGTATTCAGTAATTGCAGTGACAAATATTGCTAACATTCACAAAGGCCAGTCTGTTCaagtttttttccatttaccaTGCAAAGATTGTAGTCCACATGCTAAATGGTATATGCAATATGTGTGTAGAAACAGTATGCTTTGCATCAAAATCTGGCTTCCCCATTTAAAGTGCTTATGTACCAGCAATTTGCAATCACTTGGCAAATGTTCAATAACAGTTAGGTCATTTTAAGCTGGGCTTTAAAGGAGTAAAGAGAAAAGTATTCTCAAAAGTACAGCATTTCAGCATATGCCATAATCCTCACCATAATGCTGGGTGGTCAACCTGATTTTGGGAAGCACCAGAAGAATAGAAAAAGTTCTGCTAAATAGGAAGGAGAAGCCAATTCAAGGCTTCAAAGGTCAAAAAGACCAGTTTGTATCGTATATGCAATAAAACTGGGAGCTAGTGTAGGCCAGTAAATAGCAGCTGGGCATTTTTAACCCACTTAAGACAAGAACACAAAGCATGGTCATAAATCCACACTCAAATCTGATTTTGAGTCAAAGGCATATTGTAATGTGAGGTAAATTCTGTACCCAAATGCAGCAAGTcaggacataaataaataaataggcctTTGTTTATATAACACCATGAGTTCTACAATGGCAGCTGGATTTGGTGCAATTTCACTGTGAAACTGAGAAAAGCAAATCAAGTATACAACCCACTCCGGAAGGAAGATGGCAGTAAGTAAGGCCTTGAAGCAggtctgtgtttatttaattttttgagAAGAAAAAGATTTATTTGAAACATGATCCCCATAAAATTTTCTGCAATTATCTTACTTAACTGTCTCATATTACTGCAATCCAACCCATGTAGTACCATTCTCctatgtgtatatggtgtagcaGCAATGAGTTTCCAGTGAAACAGCAATTTTTGAACAAAAGTCCTTGAAGATAAAGCAGGTGCAGCCATTGTCTTTTGTCTAGCTAAATATCAATGAAGGCTGTTAAATGGCATTAACAGAGAGCTAACTAGGTATCTGCTATCTGACACTTAGCAAGGGATGCAGGCAGACATTAGAAATAGCTGAATCTTTTGTCGGTTTCTGTACTGAAGACAATTATTGTATGTGTACACATTTTTTGAACATTATGAATATGGCTTAAAAACATCAAAGTAGTTTGTGTTAGCTAGATGGCTAGCATTTAGTGGGGAACATTGcagaagtgaagtgtgtgtgctaTGGCACTATGCACTACAACCCCTGCGGAATTTTATAcaagaattaaaataataaaatcaaattaaaataatataaatcaaaGCATAGATTAAAAGACCAGTATGTGCAGCATTTGTGCAACATTGCCAAGATGTTtgctgctcaaaaaaaaaaaaaaaaaaaaaaaaaaaaaaaaaggagggggccATAAGACCACCTGCAAACTGATGTCCATCACAGATAGATGGAAACCATCAGACATTCTTTGTATGTTTTCAACTGGTTTAAGCCTTATTTTTCAAACAGTCAAAAAGCTGATTTGTCTCAGTTATATCTTGCAATAACAAATA
The sequence above is a segment of the Pangasianodon hypophthalmus isolate fPanHyp1 chromosome 12, fPanHyp1.pri, whole genome shotgun sequence genome. Coding sequences within it:
- the socs5a gene encoding suppressor of cytokine signaling 5a produces the protein MEKVGKVWSNLKRGCQSLLHQDGSSRGEMQPQPHTFCQSVDQTEGESTLELASPSDSLSTHPVVSRRANGSVVHRGHNCVADVPQILEITVEQDSEDGCAPLGARRDSYSRHAPWSGKKRHSCSTKAQSSLETTDRRSGRSRRRHLANSSRDEPDQGVPRSLRQQLHETMGLCLPLRLSSRGTHSRLPKRKIQITELMLETCPFPPGSDLARKWHLIKQHTAPVTAAAVDCSTDSPNGARASPEDEEERLRERRRLSIEEGVDPPPDAQIHTVEAITAPLATVYKLGPKLAPGMGEALGESRGATAADCDSEDDDTTTLCLQARRPKQRHNSAEGLLGGKQPGPWKVHTQIDYIHCLVPDLMQITALPCYWGVMDRYEAEALLDGRPEGTFLLRDSAQEDYLFSVSFRRYGRSLHARIEQWNHNFSFDAHDPCVFHAATVTALLEHYKDPSACMFFEPLLTLPLHRTFPFGLQSLARAVICRGTTYDGIAALPLPPALQDYLREYHYKQRVRVRWLERELLKAK